In Pirellulales bacterium, a single genomic region encodes these proteins:
- the rnhA gene encoding ribonuclease HI, translating to MPSVSPPLPTVHLFTDGACSGNPGPGGWAFVLRHPESGKELEHAGAELLTTNNRMELLAVIRGLEALKKRSQVELFTDSEYVRQGLSLWMPKWKANGWKRKDSRGKIGEVKNLELWQRLDELTGQHQLNFHRVAGHSGHPENDRCDELAVAAYQKFLSQR from the coding sequence ATGCCCAGCGTCTCCCCGCCACTGCCCACCGTGCATTTGTTTACCGATGGGGCTTGCAGCGGTAACCCCGGACCCGGTGGTTGGGCCTTTGTCTTGCGCCATCCTGAATCCGGCAAGGAATTGGAGCATGCCGGCGCCGAACTGCTGACGACGAACAATCGCATGGAGTTGCTGGCTGTGATCCGGGGCTTGGAAGCGCTGAAAAAACGCTCCCAGGTGGAGTTATTTACCGATAGCGAATACGTCCGCCAGGGCTTGTCGCTGTGGATGCCCAAGTGGAAAGCCAACGGTTGGAAACGGAAAGATTCCCGAGGCAAAATAGGCGAAGTCAAAAATCTGGAATTGTGGCAGCGATTGGACGAACTGACCGGCCAACATCAATTGAATTTTCATCGCGTGGCCGGTCACAGCGGGCATCCGGAAAACGATCGCTGCGACGAATTGGCCGTGGCCGCCTATCAAAAGTTTTTGAGCCAGCGCTAG
- a CDS encoding ATP-binding protein encodes MTLSPQDNQPTPEQHIALLKQQLAQAQKLTALGELVGTTTHEFNNVLMTILNYAKMGLRHKDTATRDKALDKILAAANRAAKITNGILSFARNRASGLEPTDLTRVIADSLLLLEREMNKYRIRVETQIEQAPAAMANGNQIQQVLLNLLINARQAMPNGGGIVIRLSYDAAANMVELAVRDSGCGMTPEVLRRIFDPFFSTKAGPDASGKGGTGLGLSMCRDIIEAHHGRIRVDSSVGKGTAFTIKLPAAVTTAIPVPGAAVANGTAAAAPVAALTTPSAAGISPSRAGH; translated from the coding sequence ATGACGCTATCACCTCAGGACAATCAGCCGACCCCGGAGCAACACATTGCGCTATTGAAGCAGCAGTTAGCGCAAGCGCAAAAGCTGACGGCGCTGGGCGAGTTGGTCGGCACCACCACGCACGAATTCAACAACGTGCTGATGACGATTTTGAATTACGCCAAAATGGGGCTGCGGCACAAAGATACGGCCACGCGCGACAAGGCGCTGGACAAAATTCTCGCCGCCGCCAACCGGGCGGCCAAAATTACAAACGGCATATTGAGCTTTGCCCGCAATCGCGCGAGCGGATTAGAACCGACCGATTTAACCCGGGTGATTGCGGATTCGCTCCTGCTGCTGGAGCGAGAGATGAACAAATACCGCATTCGCGTGGAGACGCAAATTGAGCAGGCTCCCGCGGCCATGGCCAACGGCAACCAAATTCAGCAAGTGCTGTTGAATTTGCTGATCAACGCGCGGCAGGCGATGCCTAACGGGGGCGGGATTGTGATCCGCTTGAGTTACGACGCGGCGGCAAACATGGTGGAACTGGCAGTCCGCGATAGTGGTTGCGGCATGACGCCGGAAGTGTTGCGGCGGATTTTCGATCCGTTTTTTTCGACCAAAGCCGGTCCGGATGCCAGCGGCAAAGGTGGCACCGGGTTGGGGCTTTCGATGTGCCGGGACATTATTGAAGCGCATCACGGGCGGATTCGGGTGGATAGCAGCGTGGGCAAAGGAACGGCCTTCACCATCAAACTGCCGGCGGCGGTGACGACAGCGATTCCCGTGCCCGGAGCTGCAGTTGCAAATGGCACTGCCGCGGCAGCGCCCGTTGCTGCGCTGACCACCCCAAGTGCGGCAGGTATTTCGCCAAGCCGAGCCGGACATTAA
- a CDS encoding TadG family pilus assembly protein, with translation MSHLTNLNLFHTADARAQSRTRSQSRPFDAASHARSGIITVLAAFLMVMMLGMVAFAVDVGYMMVTQTQLQAAADSAAMAAAANMSSTQSTMTAAAQQYAAYHKAAGAPVSLASSDVLYGTWNSTARTFTSSGTTSNAVKVTVRRDNSTGANGTFFGRIFGLTSFNIPVSAIAIGNPRDICFVVDLSGSMNDDTVTGYGSSASYRSSGYTSDYQTMMQQVFTDFNFGTYPGTTQKPGSPLGSSVSWSGSGSNGLYSKSGPLSKSSISTTYRITSSDSTSSAQTKAYKWMIDNQVASIMPNAKPTPLSSNSASYNYWQSYLSYITANSSYVVGYRSYVSWLMDEGGRDQTVDSNGDYGELSTKSPNCPYHSETVGSSSFSFPPREYPTHSERRSVIAGIQEVQKFNSQITDPNQMDWVSIVTFDKVGGVRTLVPLTSTYTTAMTSAASMQAVGENGASTDTEEGLVTAYNLIKPASQGGTGRENTQKVVILLTDGVANLKDSSNSTVAAYEAANPNTYNGSSNYYGDSSDYPSDAALMTAAAMQAGVPDSSMTSGNSSPMLVYALALGLAADYDFMDRMARIGGTADSNGQAPRTDGDPNDYETQMTALLDNIIDNPEVHLVQ, from the coding sequence ATGAGCCACCTTACCAACTTAAATCTGTTTCACACCGCTGATGCGCGGGCACAAAGTCGCACTCGCAGTCAGAGCCGACCGTTTGACGCCGCCAGCCATGCACGGAGCGGAATCATTACGGTGCTCGCCGCCTTTTTAATGGTCATGATGCTGGGCATGGTGGCTTTTGCCGTCGACGTGGGCTACATGATGGTCACGCAAACGCAATTGCAGGCCGCCGCCGATAGTGCCGCCATGGCCGCGGCCGCGAATATGTCGAGCACGCAATCGACCATGACCGCCGCAGCCCAACAGTACGCCGCTTATCACAAGGCGGCGGGCGCGCCGGTCAGCCTGGCTTCGTCGGACGTGCTGTACGGCACATGGAACAGCACCGCGCGCACGTTTACATCCAGCGGCACCACCAGCAATGCCGTGAAAGTGACGGTCCGGCGAGATAACAGCACCGGCGCCAACGGAACGTTTTTTGGCCGCATCTTTGGACTCACCTCGTTCAACATTCCGGTGTCGGCTATCGCCATCGGCAATCCTCGCGACATTTGCTTTGTGGTCGACTTGTCCGGGTCCATGAATGACGACACGGTCACCGGCTATGGCAGCAGCGCCTCCTACCGCAGTTCCGGATACACCAGCGACTACCAGACGATGATGCAGCAGGTGTTCACAGACTTTAATTTTGGAACCTATCCCGGCACCACACAAAAGCCAGGGTCGCCATTGGGCTCCAGCGTCTCGTGGAGCGGTTCGGGCTCTAACGGGTTGTATTCCAAGAGCGGACCGTTGTCGAAGAGCTCCATTTCAACGACCTATCGCATTACCAGCAGCGACTCGACAAGTTCGGCGCAAACCAAGGCATACAAATGGATGATCGACAATCAAGTTGCCTCGATCATGCCCAATGCCAAGCCGACGCCGCTCAGCAGTAACAGCGCCAGTTATAATTATTGGCAATCGTATTTGTCGTACATCACCGCCAACAGCAGCTACGTTGTCGGATATCGTTCCTATGTCTCGTGGTTGATGGACGAAGGAGGCCGTGATCAAACCGTCGATAGTAACGGTGATTACGGCGAGCTATCGACCAAGAGTCCCAATTGCCCCTACCACAGCGAAACCGTCGGCAGCTCCAGCTTTTCATTTCCGCCTCGCGAATATCCAACCCATTCGGAACGCCGCTCCGTCATCGCCGGTATCCAGGAGGTGCAAAAATTTAACAGCCAGATTACCGATCCTAATCAAATGGATTGGGTCTCGATTGTTACCTTCGACAAGGTCGGTGGTGTGAGGACGCTTGTCCCGTTGACCAGTACATACACCACGGCCATGACCAGCGCCGCTTCTATGCAAGCCGTGGGCGAAAACGGCGCTAGCACCGATACGGAAGAGGGTTTGGTCACCGCTTACAATCTGATCAAACCCGCCAGTCAAGGCGGCACCGGCCGCGAAAACACCCAGAAAGTGGTCATCCTGCTGACCGACGGTGTGGCCAACTTGAAAGACAGCAGCAATTCAACGGTTGCCGCATACGAAGCGGCCAACCCAAATACGTACAACGGCTCTTCCAACTATTATGGCGACTCCAGCGACTACCCCAGCGACGCCGCCTTGATGACCGCTGCCGCCATGCAAGCGGGCGTGCCCGACAGCAGCATGACCTCCGGCAACAGCTCGCCCATGCTGGTGTATGCCCTGGCCCTGGGGTTAGCCGCCGATTATGACTTCATGGATCGTATGGCCCGCATCGGCGGGACTGCCGACAGCAACGGCCAGGCCCCTCGCACCGACGGCGATCCGAACGACTATGAAACGCAGATGACCGCCCTGTTGGACAACATCATTGACAATCCGGAAGTCCATCTGGTGCAGTGA
- a CDS encoding HAMP domain-containing sensor histidine kinase, whose product MSYRGVKRVLGETRLELKCLALFAVCLLTLIGGSFWWYGSRTEGIVISKARNTGRDSVHAAILQEHWKAFDEEKFRELDASIGRNSQTQTYSYSFISPFPTVAKWQPRDEYDASVLEQFPTTIPLEANTTDKSHSNSDLQEAEISPLERLLPDEKGEYLYQYYQPVYSTARTCTDCHDQSAKMISLGLQATPMREGDLIAVTKIEMPDATQKALNENRAIFLATAVFTVFLAMCAAYAIVRYVIVKPLKHLRDISDEIARGNMEARAEIHTADEFEELGMAFNKMVRHLVSTQEEIKHANAALDVKVDELAQTNMRLYEMNRLKSDFLATMSHELRTPLNSIIGFSEVLDSIKSLDDKQRRYVQNIQKSGRVLLDMINDILDLAKIESGKMEIRLSDFRIDNVVQAQCDFFRPQTERKNIDLEIDVEPGLSELFQDQAKVQQILSNLLSNAIKFTPEGGRITVRARHDPESGDLLLIVSDTGVGIAEEDQVVIFEKFRQGTAVMAQGDAITREHSGTGLGLSIVKELCKLLGGEVTLESQIGRGSTFTVRLPFTCAGQPQLDASVKDNLEEMLRPQRHEMQRTLERVVTAAPGAEQ is encoded by the coding sequence ATGTCTTACCGCGGCGTCAAACGTGTCCTGGGCGAAACTCGGCTGGAGCTAAAATGCCTGGCGCTGTTTGCGGTCTGCCTTCTGACGCTCATCGGCGGCAGCTTCTGGTGGTACGGAAGCCGAACGGAAGGCATCGTAATAAGCAAAGCTCGCAACACGGGGCGTGACTCCGTTCATGCGGCTATTTTGCAAGAACATTGGAAAGCTTTTGATGAAGAGAAATTTAGAGAATTGGATGCCAGTATTGGCCGAAACTCACAAACACAAACTTATTCCTATAGTTTTATTTCGCCTTTCCCAACCGTAGCGAAATGGCAACCACGTGACGAATACGATGCTTCGGTCCTAGAGCAGTTTCCAACCACAATCCCGCTGGAAGCCAATACAACGGATAAAAGCCATTCCAATTCGGACTTACAGGAAGCGGAAATTTCCCCTTTGGAACGACTGCTCCCTGATGAAAAAGGCGAATATCTTTACCAGTATTATCAGCCCGTTTATTCGACTGCTCGCACCTGCACGGATTGCCACGACCAATCGGCAAAAATGATTAGCTTGGGCCTGCAAGCCACTCCGATGCGGGAGGGTGATCTGATTGCGGTGACCAAAATAGAAATGCCGGATGCCACACAAAAGGCACTGAACGAAAACCGCGCCATTTTCCTTGCGACCGCTGTTTTCACCGTCTTTCTGGCGATGTGTGCGGCCTACGCCATTGTCCGCTACGTCATCGTCAAGCCGCTCAAGCACCTCCGCGACATCAGCGACGAAATTGCCCGCGGCAACATGGAAGCCCGGGCGGAAATTCACACCGCCGACGAATTCGAAGAGTTGGGGATGGCCTTCAACAAAATGGTGCGGCATTTGGTCAGCACCCAGGAGGAAATCAAGCACGCCAATGCGGCCCTGGATGTGAAAGTCGACGAATTGGCGCAAACCAACATGCGGTTGTACGAAATGAACCGCTTAAAAAGCGATTTTCTGGCAACCATGAGCCACGAACTGCGGACCCCGCTAAACAGCATTATCGGATTTTCCGAAGTGCTCGATTCCATCAAATCGCTCGACGATAAACAGCGGCGCTACGTGCAGAACATTCAAAAATCGGGCCGCGTCCTGCTCGACATGATCAACGATATTTTGGACTTGGCGAAAATTGAAAGCGGGAAAATGGAAATTCGCCTGTCTGATTTCCGCATCGACAACGTCGTCCAGGCGCAGTGCGATTTCTTCCGTCCACAAACCGAACGCAAAAACATCGATTTGGAAATCGACGTCGAGCCCGGCCTTTCGGAATTGTTTCAAGACCAGGCTAAAGTGCAGCAAATCCTCAGTAATTTGCTCTCCAACGCCATCAAGTTCACGCCCGAGGGGGGCCGCATTACTGTCCGCGCCAGGCACGATCCGGAAAGCGGCGATTTGCTGTTGATTGTATCCGACACCGGCGTCGGCATTGCCGAAGAAGACCAGGTTGTGATTTTCGAAAAATTCCGCCAGGGCACCGCTGTCATGGCGCAGGGAGATGCCATTACCCGCGAACACTCCGGCACGGGCTTAGGCTTGTCGATTGTGAAAGAGCTCTGCAAATTGTTGGGGGGCGAAGTGACGCTGGAAAGCCAAATCGGCCGCGGCAGCACCTTCACCGTGCGCTTGCCCTTCACCTGTGCCGGACAGCCGCAGTTGGACGCCAGCGTAAAAGACAATCTGGAAGAAATGCTGCGCCCCCAACGCCACGAAATGCAGCGTACCCTGGAGCGAGTCGTCACAGCGGCGCCAGGCGCGGAGCAATAA
- a CDS encoding LamG domain-containing protein: MLRRIILACVLLAALAFQARAALVDSYTFDDPAPGDPFTETDQGSNAVNIWMFYGGLQRVSQDAFPGGGNALQAGAVSTPPGPLSPHATSPGNDDMKAGVSFASSSVSPLIGTKQVTGITIMGWFKPTQPITGTTSLMALLRGDSGADDTPHDGRALMEIENVSGTYRITGIGRRLDSDGQRLTYSNLGIDNTSNSQTSALPLNTWTYLAAVFNYDTGSITLYRNGAVLSSTAPTGDSWQLTSGTDRTSNTASLGIKIGGQINDDTTPFTGFIDEVQIYNEALSATGSNSIQSIYLSQVPEPSTLVLAAWGGAICLLKARRLFSSRLRTPFSVAAERVRPSHAEHS, translated from the coding sequence ATGCTGCGGCGAATAATTCTGGCCTGCGTGCTCCTCGCCGCTTTAGCCTTCCAGGCTCGTGCTGCCTTAGTCGACAGTTATACGTTCGACGATCCCGCGCCGGGCGATCCTTTTACCGAAACCGATCAGGGTTCCAACGCGGTCAACATTTGGATGTTCTATGGTGGTCTGCAACGAGTTAGCCAAGATGCCTTTCCCGGCGGCGGCAATGCCCTGCAAGCCGGCGCCGTTTCGACTCCTCCCGGTCCGCTGAGTCCCCACGCAACATCCCCCGGCAACGACGACATGAAGGCTGGCGTTTCGTTCGCCAGTTCCAGTGTTTCTCCACTCATCGGTACCAAGCAAGTAACAGGCATTACCATCATGGGTTGGTTCAAGCCCACGCAGCCCATCACCGGAACCACTTCGCTCATGGCTTTGCTCCGCGGAGATTCCGGCGCGGACGATACGCCTCACGATGGCCGGGCACTCATGGAAATTGAAAACGTCAGCGGCACCTACCGCATCACAGGCATCGGGCGGCGGCTCGACAGCGACGGCCAGCGACTGACTTACTCCAACCTCGGCATCGATAACACTTCCAATAGCCAAACCAGCGCGCTGCCGTTGAATACGTGGACCTATTTGGCGGCCGTGTTCAACTACGATACCGGCTCCATCACCCTGTATCGCAACGGCGCCGTGCTCAGTTCCACCGCGCCCACCGGCGATTCCTGGCAGCTAACCTCGGGAACCGATCGGACGTCCAACACCGCCTCGTTGGGCATCAAAATTGGCGGACAAATTAACGACGACACCACGCCTTTTACCGGCTTCATTGACGAAGTCCAAATTTACAACGAAGCCTTGTCCGCCACGGGGTCAAACAGCATTCAAAGCATTTATCTGTCCCAAGTGCCGGAACCCAGTACCCTGGTGCTGGCCGCGTGGGGAGGCGCTATTTGCTTGCTGAAAGCCAGGAGATTGTTTTCGTCCCGGTTAAGGACTCCGTTTTCTGTTGCGGCCGAAAGAGTGCGACCATCCCACGCCGAGCATTCCTAG
- a CDS encoding PQQ-dependent sugar dehydrogenase: MCCNSLWAQYPTAPQITDRYAPGQITVGIEDYATAPDTATSLTDRTAAQVARINFMRSDPADPNEYVVNDLNGNLYTLNKTTRQFTTFFNFASIFPHFDNNPGLAAGLVTIQFDPNFDGDPSQPGYGEFYTTHTETQGGQTSFSQGVLDEWQITNPADFGNPADVSELTHREMLRVTYSSNIHPLGDIIFDPNAKPGDADYRMMYIASGDGAAGESLNTTTRAQDQMLNNYLGKVLRIQPNAVSDPSGPYSIPSDNPFNTPADIAAGAKGEIWAYGFRNPHRLSWDPQSNQLIVDNIGLNSYEEVNFVTKGQNYGYSTIEGNQVLSSTTNQVTNAPLPATLPITISPGNVVGSIVPTYPVVQYSHEDGDAISSGFVYRGTGIPQLDGKYVFGDITSARLFYVDYATMLAYESTNTPVPMSDIHELNIVQNGAPIRLFDLVHTTFDLRNDGVLDGDVLPGADSSLVTAGNDPYGVAYGGGRADIRLIEGDDGEIYIISKSDGMIRELVAVPEPATWALLGLGMLGVGWSHSFGRNRKRSP, encoded by the coding sequence GTGTGTTGCAATTCTCTTTGGGCCCAGTATCCCACCGCGCCGCAAATTACCGATCGGTATGCGCCCGGTCAAATTACCGTGGGCATAGAAGATTACGCCACGGCTCCGGACACGGCCACATCGCTGACTGATCGGACCGCTGCCCAAGTGGCACGGATCAATTTTATGCGATCGGATCCGGCCGATCCCAATGAATATGTCGTGAACGATTTGAACGGGAATTTGTACACGCTCAACAAGACCACGCGGCAATTCACGACGTTTTTTAACTTCGCCAGCATTTTTCCACATTTCGATAATAATCCGGGCCTGGCCGCCGGATTGGTGACAATTCAATTCGATCCGAATTTCGACGGCGATCCATCGCAGCCGGGCTACGGCGAGTTTTACACCACGCACACGGAAACACAGGGGGGCCAAACCAGTTTTTCGCAGGGCGTGCTAGACGAATGGCAGATTACCAACCCGGCGGACTTTGGCAACCCGGCGGATGTTTCTGAACTGACCCATCGCGAAATGCTGCGGGTAACTTACAGTTCCAACATTCATCCGCTGGGCGACATTATTTTCGATCCGAATGCCAAGCCCGGCGACGCGGATTATCGGATGATGTACATCGCCAGCGGCGACGGGGCGGCGGGGGAAAGCCTGAACACAACGACACGCGCCCAGGATCAGATGTTGAACAACTATTTGGGCAAGGTGTTGCGGATTCAACCGAATGCGGTATCGGACCCCAGCGGGCCATACAGCATTCCCAGCGACAATCCGTTTAATACGCCGGCAGACATTGCCGCGGGAGCTAAGGGCGAGATTTGGGCCTACGGATTCCGCAACCCGCATCGGCTGAGTTGGGACCCACAAAGCAACCAATTGATTGTCGACAACATTGGCTTGAATTCGTACGAAGAAGTGAATTTTGTCACCAAGGGGCAAAATTACGGCTACTCGACCATCGAAGGCAATCAGGTACTCAGCAGCACAACCAATCAAGTCACCAACGCACCGTTGCCGGCCACGCTGCCGATTACTATTAGTCCCGGCAATGTCGTGGGCAGCATTGTTCCCACGTATCCGGTCGTGCAATACAGCCACGAAGATGGCGACGCAATTTCCAGCGGATTTGTGTATCGCGGGACGGGCATTCCGCAGCTCGACGGAAAATATGTATTTGGCGACATTACTTCGGCCCGGCTGTTTTACGTCGATTACGCCACGATGTTGGCGTACGAAAGCACCAATACGCCGGTACCGATGTCGGACATTCACGAATTGAACATCGTGCAAAACGGCGCGCCGATTCGCCTGTTCGATTTGGTACACACCACGTTCGATTTGCGAAATGACGGTGTGCTGGACGGAGATGTGTTGCCGGGGGCCGACAGCAGCTTAGTCACGGCCGGCAACGATCCTTACGGCGTTGCATACGGCGGCGGCCGGGCCGATATTCGCTTGATCGAAGGGGACGATGGCGAAATCTATATCATCAGCAAAAGCGACGGCATGATTCGCGAATTGGTGGCCGTGCCGGAGCCGGCAACATGGGCACTGCTAGGACTAGGAATGCTCGGCGTGGGATGGTCGCACTCTTTCGGCCGCAACAGAAAACGGAGTCCTTAA
- the priA gene encoding primosomal protein N', translated as MPHQQPLFELEPAPWELDAAHEQLVATVVFPGGVEKTFDYAVPDALRGQLEVGRRVRAPFGRANRTLTGYCVQLETKRDVGRRLKPLSEVIDQRTLLPATMLRLTQWMAEHYLCSWAEALEAVLPAGVRSQAGTRRITMLSLAPDAKEKLPEAKLSKKQFEIVRYVAASPHPLEPRQLAQTLKCTQAPITALRRKGILKATTQRISAESQREPPAVRQPPLKLNVDQQAALQAILTPLRQPQHETILIHGVTGSGKTEVYIQAIQEVVSYGRQAIVLVPEISLTPQTCQRFRSRFDSVAVLHSHLRDAQRHWHWERIARGEVQVVVGARSAVFAPVPHLGLIILDEEHESTFKQDSAPRYHARDVALWRAREEHVPLVLASATPSLESWHRAAEGEFRLVEMPRRVFNRPLPAVGTIDLCNEFHSRHSRGAVSRQMHQAIEAALREGGQVILLLNRRGFATHIQCPACGHVVRCPQCDLPLTHHRSEDMALCHYCDYHENVPTECPECHAHGIHFRGVGTQKLEAEIRARFPEATVLRMDTDAMKAPGSHDRALTAFREGKVKILLGTQMIAKGLDFPNVTLVGVINADTALHLPDFRAAERTFQLVTQVAGRTGRGEKGGRVLVQTFSPDHPAIRAAVMHDFRAFAGQELPLRAAHGYPPTTTMIRLVIRGASHDQTKAFAQHFSERLRETILRIGPDSEIRLLGPAAAPFAKLRGQHRFHLQMQGVDGDKLRAVIRQATDGLEIPEHMQWIADVDPLDML; from the coding sequence ATGCCCCACCAACAGCCACTGTTCGAACTCGAGCCTGCGCCGTGGGAACTCGATGCGGCCCACGAGCAGTTGGTGGCCACGGTGGTGTTTCCCGGCGGTGTAGAAAAGACATTTGATTACGCCGTGCCCGACGCTTTGCGTGGCCAGCTCGAAGTTGGCCGCCGAGTGCGGGCACCGTTTGGCCGCGCTAATCGAACGCTTACCGGCTACTGCGTGCAGTTGGAAACTAAACGCGATGTCGGCCGGCGATTGAAGCCGCTGAGCGAAGTGATCGATCAGCGCACGCTGCTGCCCGCCACCATGCTGCGACTCACGCAGTGGATGGCCGAGCATTATTTGTGTTCCTGGGCCGAAGCGCTGGAAGCGGTGTTGCCGGCCGGCGTGCGCAGCCAGGCGGGCACACGCAGAATCACGATGTTGTCGCTGGCGCCGGATGCTAAAGAAAAACTCCCGGAAGCGAAGCTCTCGAAAAAGCAATTCGAAATCGTCCGTTACGTCGCGGCCAGCCCGCATCCCTTGGAGCCCCGTCAACTGGCACAGACGCTCAAATGTACCCAAGCGCCAATTACTGCCCTCCGCCGTAAAGGCATTCTGAAAGCCACCACGCAGCGGATCAGTGCCGAATCGCAGCGCGAGCCGCCCGCCGTCCGCCAGCCGCCTTTGAAACTCAATGTCGATCAGCAAGCCGCCCTGCAAGCCATTTTGACTCCGCTCCGCCAGCCGCAGCACGAAACCATCCTCATCCACGGCGTCACCGGCAGCGGCAAGACTGAAGTTTACATTCAGGCCATTCAAGAAGTCGTCAGCTACGGTCGGCAGGCAATTGTGCTGGTGCCGGAAATCAGCCTCACGCCGCAAACCTGCCAGCGGTTTCGTTCCCGCTTCGACAGCGTCGCCGTGTTGCACAGCCATTTGCGTGATGCCCAGCGCCACTGGCACTGGGAACGCATTGCCCGGGGCGAAGTGCAAGTGGTTGTCGGGGCCCGCAGCGCCGTGTTTGCCCCCGTGCCGCATTTGGGATTGATCATCCTCGACGAAGAGCACGAAAGCACCTTCAAGCAAGATAGCGCGCCCCGATACCATGCGCGCGACGTGGCTTTGTGGCGGGCGCGCGAAGAACACGTGCCGCTGGTGTTGGCTTCCGCCACGCCTTCGCTGGAAAGTTGGCATCGAGCAGCGGAGGGGGAGTTTCGGCTGGTCGAAATGCCGCGCCGCGTGTTCAATCGCCCATTGCCGGCCGTGGGCACCATCGATTTGTGCAACGAGTTTCACAGCCGGCACTCCCGCGGCGCCGTTTCGCGGCAAATGCACCAAGCCATCGAAGCGGCCCTGCGCGAAGGCGGTCAGGTCATTCTGCTGCTCAATCGCCGCGGCTTTGCCACACACATTCAATGCCCGGCCTGTGGCCACGTAGTCCGCTGCCCCCAGTGCGATTTGCCGCTGACGCATCATCGCAGCGAAGACATGGCCCTGTGTCATTACTGCGATTATCACGAAAACGTGCCGACCGAGTGCCCGGAATGCCACGCGCACGGCATCCACTTCCGCGGCGTCGGTACGCAAAAGTTGGAAGCGGAAATTCGCGCCCGCTTTCCCGAGGCCACCGTGCTGCGGATGGATACCGACGCCATGAAAGCGCCGGGCAGCCACGACCGGGCCCTCACGGCATTCCGCGAAGGCAAAGTGAAAATTTTGCTGGGCACACAAATGATCGCCAAGGGGCTGGATTTTCCAAACGTCACACTGGTCGGTGTGATCAATGCCGACACGGCGCTGCACTTGCCCGATTTCCGCGCCGCCGAGCGCACGTTTCAACTGGTCACGCAAGTGGCCGGCCGCACAGGCCGGGGCGAAAAAGGGGGCCGAGTGCTGGTGCAAACTTTCAGTCCCGACCATCCGGCCATTCGCGCCGCGGTAATGCACGATTTCCGCGCCTTCGCCGGCCAGGAATTGCCGCTCCGCGCCGCTCACGGTTATCCGCCCACGACAACCATGATTCGCCTGGTGATCCGCGGCGCCTCGCACGATCAAACCAAGGCGTTCGCACAACATTTCAGCGAACGCTTGCGCGAGACCATTCTCCGCATTGGCCCCGATTCGGAAATCCGATTGCTGGGCCCCGCCGCGGCCCCGTTCGCCAAATTGCGCGGGCAGCATCGTTTTCATTTGCAAATGCAAGGGGTCGATGGCGATAAGTTGCGAGCGGTCATCCGTCAGGCGACCGACGGATTGGAAATTCCCGAGCACATGCAATGGATCGCCGATGTCGACCCGCTCGACATGTTGTAA
- the nadD gene encoding nicotinate-nucleotide adenylyltransferase yields MRLGLFGGSFDPVHYGHLLLAECCREQCRLNAVWFVPAAIPPHKQNHTLTAATERIEMLKLGIGGHEAFNVYTGEIDRGGVSYTVDTLQQLHDEQPERELFFLMGADSLADLPNWRQPERICTLAVPVVVRRAGSPEPDDSVLSRLMSPARLEIARQHRVEMPTIDLSGSDLRRRMAAGLSIRYRTPRAVEKYIETRRLYRT; encoded by the coding sequence ATGCGTTTAGGCTTATTTGGCGGGAGCTTCGATCCGGTGCATTATGGCCATTTGTTGTTGGCCGAGTGTTGCCGCGAGCAGTGCCGGCTAAATGCCGTGTGGTTTGTGCCGGCGGCGATTCCGCCGCATAAGCAAAATCATACGCTGACGGCGGCGACGGAGCGGATTGAAATGTTGAAGCTGGGCATCGGCGGGCACGAGGCCTTCAACGTGTACACCGGCGAAATTGATCGGGGCGGAGTCAGCTACACCGTCGACACGCTGCAGCAATTGCACGATGAGCAGCCTGAGCGCGAGTTGTTCTTTCTGATGGGGGCCGACTCGTTGGCCGATTTGCCCAACTGGCGGCAGCCGGAGCGAATTTGCACGCTGGCTGTTCCCGTCGTCGTTCGCCGGGCCGGTTCGCCGGAGCCTGACGATTCGGTCCTCTCACGCCTGATGTCGCCCGCGCGGCTGGAAATTGCCCGGCAGCACCGTGTGGAAATGCCAACGATCGATCTGAGCGGTTCCGATTTGCGGCGGCGGATGGCGGCCGGATTGAGCATTCGTTATCGCACGCCTCGGGCGGTAGAAAAGTACATTGAGACGCGGCGGCTGTATCGTACATAA